The window GTTCAGCGGGACGCAGTTGTTGGTCGTGTCGACGCAGACCGGGGTGCCGCCAACGGTACGGAACGACCGAAGCGCCTGCTGCACCTTGCTGAACGAACCCCAGTTTTCGCGGGTCTGGTTCTGGCGCGTTTCACCGAACTGCGCGCTGACGTCATAGGTCAGCGACGGCGTGATGTTGCCGCGGAAACCGCCCTGCACCTGAAACACCTGCGACACGATCGGGTTACCGCGCGGGCCGTATTCGGTGAAGCGACGCTGCGCGATCACCGGGATTTCAAGATAGCCGGGCGTGCCCGGGCCGCCGCGAACGGCCGCAGCCGCATCGCAATCCGCCTGGCTGATCGGCTGGATGCCGGTAACCGCCGCGTTGGTGTCGAAACCGGCGCACAGCTGGTTGCGGACACCGGCCGGCAGATAGGCGTTGTTCAGCGACAGGCGATAGGTGTTGCCGAACGTGCCCGACGAGGCCAGCTGCAGCCGCACTTCGTTGCGGTTGTAAAAGGCGGTCGAATAGAATTCGATGCCGTCGGCAATTTCGTAATCCGCCTTGGCATACACATTGATGCGGTCGAGCGGCGTCTGGAAATAGGTGCCGATATTGGTGTTGTACGTGTCGGCCGGCGTTGCCGCCTGCAGACGGCCGGTGGCCGGATTGACGACCGCGCCGAAGATGCTGGCGGGAAGGCCGAGCGCGGCGTTGTTCGGCGAGCCGAAGATCGTCACCTGAGCGGCAGTCGCGCCGGAGAACAGGCCGTTGGCCGAGCTGATCGGCACTTCGCTGATCGAACGCTGCGTGTGCAGCAGCGGATCGGCCTTGGTATAGCCGACGCTAAGCACGGCGTTGCCGCGACCATCGGCGAAGTTGCCACCGACGGTGACGTCGGCGCGGAAGCGGGCGGCATCGCCGCGCTCGGAAATGCGATACTGGGCGTTGGCGACAATGCCTTCGAAATCGCGGCGCGTGATGAAGTTGACGACGCCGGCAACCGCATCAGCACCGTACACGGTGGAGGCACCGCCGGTCGTGATGTCGACCCGCTGCAGCAGCGCGACGGGGATGTTGTTGGTGTCGGTCAGGCCATCCAGGCCGAACGGCACGATGCGGCGGCCGTCCATCAGGACCAGCGTGCGGTTCGTGCCGATGCCGCGCAGGTCGACCGTGGCCGAACCGTCGGAACCGTTGTTCACGCCCGGGCCAATCGACGGACGGACGCCGGGCAGTTCGCGCAGCACTTCCTCGACGCTAACGGGCTGACGGAAATTCAGTTCGTCCTCGCCGATCACGGCGACGGGGCTGGACTGTTCCAGGGCCGGGTTGACGATGCGCGATCCGGTCACGACGATGTCGTCGCTGGGCTCTTCGGTCGCAGCGGCATCCTGTGCGTGCGCCGGGAAGGCGAACAAGGACGTGCCAATAAACAGCGACGCAATCCAATGACTGCGCCGAGCGGCGGAAATTTTCATAAGCATACCCCCATACTCGATAGCTTGGTGGCACAATCCGTGCACCATGCGCGTCCTATGCGAGCGAAATCGGCAATCAACAATGGAACTTTATTGCGAAAGTTGCGTTCGCGGTGGCCCTGTTGCCCATTTGCATCACATATTCACCGCAAGATGCACAAAAAGGGCGAACATTCGCGCAACCTGCAAATCGAAGCGGTAATGTTAAGCCCCGGCAGGGCCGGTTTTGTCGCGGCGATCACTTGATCAGCGCGCGAACTGGATAAATCAGCCAAGCTCAGGTCATCAGTTACCCGAACTATACATCGACTGTATCGAACTAACGCCGAGGCGGGTTCCAACAGTTCGGGCGGAACGACAGCGAACGGACGATCAGATCAGCGCCGGTTAAAGCGGCGGCAGGTCGAGGCCAAGGCGGCCCAGGGCGCGGCCGGCGCCTGCCTTTACCTTGAAGAATCCGGCGGTGGCGAGCGGCCAGATGGCGTCGTCATAGGGCTGACGCCGCCACGCGATGCTGGTGTGGGCGGGCACGGTATCACGCCACCACCCGGTCGGCAGCCATGGTGCCACCAGCGGCAGGTCGTCACCGTCCGGCCAGTCGCTGACCAGGTCAACCGGACAGCCGAAATGCTCGCCCGCACGCGCTGCTGCATCGGCAACGGCGCGTGCGGAAAAGGCGGTCACTGCCGGTGCCACCGACGCCGCCCGCCGGTCGGGCGGGGTCACGCCGATGATCCGCACGGGGGCACGCGGCAGATCGAGCGTCGAAAAGGCGCAATCCTCCGGATGCAGCAGCAGCGCAAAGTCGCCGCCGGGCCACGGATCGGACGGCGGCAGGGCGCGCCGCACAGGCTCGTCATCCAGCGGCAGCGGCTCAGCCGTTTCGTTCAGGCCGGCCGGATCGAAGCGTCCATCGGTGTACCGCACGATATTCTCGCGCCGCGCCAGATAATGCTTGCCGCGCGTATGCAGCCCGCCGACCCAGCGCCAGCTGAGTGTGTTCGACGCCGGATCGCCATCCATCAGATGCCGCAGAAAAAAGTCTGCACCCAGTTCCCATGGCAGCCGCAGCGTGAAAATCCAGATGCTGGCAAACCACATCCGGGCATGGTTGTGCAGCCAGTTCCATTCGACCAGTTCGCGCGCCCAGGCATCGAAACAGTCGATCCCCGTCCGCCCCTCCACCGCCTCTGTATAGGCGCGGGAAAGGCCGGCATTGCCCTCAACCGCCGCAAGCGCCGCATCGCGGCCCGCGCAATAATTGCTCCAGACCTCTGGCCGATGCTCCAGCCAGCCCTTGAAATAGCCGCGCCACAGCACTTCGGACACGAACTTGGCGGCGTGTTCGCCATGCGGCGCGGCGGCGGCAATCGCCGCCTGTTCGGTGATCAGACGATGGCGCAGCCAGGGCGACAGGGCGGAAACATCGCGGCGCAGCGGCGCATCCGCACGGGTCGGCGGTCCTTCGTCGCGGTTGCGCCCGGCGGCATAGGCACGGCCCATGCGCGGCTGAAACGCCTGCATCCGGGCAAGGCCGGCGGCCTCGCCTGGTTCGAACGGACCCGTCATTGCGCCTATATTCCTTCGGAAACCACCGGCCAGCCGCCGGATTCAAGGTCGCGGGTCAGCGCGGCAATGCACCGATCGACCAGCGCCGGATCGGTCGCCCGCACCACGAAATTCGCCCCGACGCGCCCGTCGCGGAACAGCGGGTAGCTGCCGATCGACACGCCGTCATGCGCGCGCTCTGTTCGGGCGAGCAGGTCCGCCACCTCGCTTTCGGCGACCCAGCAGCCGATTGTGCCGCTGACCAGCGGCCGCCCGCCCTCCAGCGTTCCCGACAGCGCATCCAGCATCCCCGCCGCAATGTGCGGCACCCCGGCCAGGATGAAGACATTGCCGTGCCGGATACCCGGCGCGCCCGACATCCGGTTGACGATCAGATCCGCCCCGTCCGGCACCCGCGCCATGCGCAGCCGTGCCTCGGTCAGGCCGCCGCGCGTCGCGTAATAGTCCGCCAGCATCGCCTCTGCCTGCGGGTGGATGACCACGGGTACGCCCAGCGCCGCCGCAATCGCATCGACCGTGATGTCGTCATGCGTCGGCCCGATACCGCCGGTGGTGAAGCAATAGTCATAGCCGGTGCGCAGCGCATCGACCGCCGCCACGATCGCTTCCTGCCGATCGGCGACCACGCGCACTTCGGCCAGCCGGATGCCCTGGGCATTCAGCCAGCCCGCAATCTGCGCGATATTGCGGTCCTGGGTACGGCCCGACAGGATTTCATCGCCGATGACGACCAGCCCGGCGGTCCAGATGCGTTCGTTCATGGGGCGGCGGCATAGCGCAACCCTCCCCCCTCGCAAATACCGCCCCAGGCCGCTATATGCCCGGCATGACTGAATATGTAACCGCATCGATCGATCAGCCGCTGACGCGCAGCAACGCCATCAAGCTGCATGACGAAGCCGGATTTGCCGGGATGCGCGCGGCCGGGCGGCTGGCGGCCGAAATCCTGGACATGCTGGTGCCGCATGTGGTGCCCGGCGTGACGACGGGCGAGCTGGACGACATGGTGCGCCGCGCGATGCTGGACGGCGGATCGGTGCCCGCGACGCTTGGCTATCGCGGCTATACGCACAGCTGCTGCATCTCGATCAACCATGTCGTGTGCCACGGCATTCCGGGCGACCGGGTGCTGAAGGACGGCGATATCGTGAACATCGACGTCACGCCGCTGCTGGATGGGTGGCATGGCGATACCAGCCGGATGTATCTGGTCGGCGATGTGCCGCTGAAGGCCCGGCGGCTGGTCGAGGTGACGCACGAATGTCTGATGTTGGGCATCGAACAGGCGCGGCCCGGCAACACCATGGGCGATGTCGCCCACGCGATCCAGCGCCATGCCGAGGCGCATCGATATGGCGTCGTCCGCGATTTCTGTGGCCATGGCGTCGGCCGCCTGTTCCATGACGCGCCCGAGGTGGTCCATGTCGGCCGCCCCGGCACCGGGCCGGAGCTGCGCCCCGGCATGTTTTTCACCATCGAACCGATGATCAATATCGGCCGCCCGGACGTGAAGCTGCTGGACGATGGCTGGACGGCGGTGACGCGCGACCGGTCACTGTCGGCACAGTTCGAACATTCGATCGGGATTACCGAAACGGGGTGCGAGATTTTCACGATCAGCGCCCGGGCCCTGCACAAACCGCCCTATTGAGCCCGGCAAAGGCCAGTCATCATGTTGTCGCGTCTGTTCCGGCGCTCCGCCGCGCTGCCGAAAACCGTTCCGGGCCGCATTCCCGACGGAATGCGCGTCTATGCCATTGGCGATGTTCACGGGCGGCTCGACCTGCTCGATGCGCTGCTGACGCGGATCGATGCCGAGGATGCGGCGCGCGGCCCGGCTGAACGACACATCGTGTTTCTGGGCGACCTGATGGACCGCGGGCCGGATTCAGCCGGCGTGATTGACCGGGTGATGCGGTTGGCAAAGGCTGACCCCAGGGTCCGACTGCTGATCGGCAATCACGAGGAAGTGATGATCTCTGCGCTGGAGGGCAAGCGGGACGCGCTGCGCCTGTTCCACCGGATCGGCGGGCGGCCGACCATGCACAGCTATGGCCTGTCGGAGGCGGAGATCATGGCAGCGGACTGGGACGAACTGGCCGCCGCGTTTCAGGCCGCAGTGCCGCCGGAACATCTGGCGTTCCTGAAATCGGGCGAGGATCTGATCGAGATCGGCGACTATGCCTTTGTCCACGCAGGGATCCACCCCGACGTGCCGCTGGCCGAACAGAAGGTCGCCGACCTTCGCTGGATTCGCGAACCGTTCCTGACTCACCGTGCCGCCCTGCCCCGCATCGTCGTGCACGGGCACACGATCACGGACGGCGTCGAATGGATGACCGGCCGGATCGGCGTGGACACCGGCGCCTATGCCAGCGGCAGGCTGAGCGCGCTCGCGATCGAGGGCGACGAACGCTGGATCGTCGATGTGGAGGGCGCGCCGTCGGACGCCCGGTGACGGGCGGTCATCCGGCGAACGCCCCCCGCGTGGCGTTCAGCCCCGGCCGAGCAGGTCGGCGGCATAGGCGCGGACCTGCGCACCAATATCCGCGCGGTCAAAGCCAAGCGCGATATTCGCCTGAAGCCATCCGGCCTTGTCGCCGCAATCGTGGCGCACGCCCTGAAAGGTAAAGCCGTGGAACGGCTGGACACCGATCATCTTGGCCATGGCATCGGTCAGCTGAATTTCGCCGCCCGCGCCCTTTTCATGCGCCTCCAGCGCCTGCATCACCTCGGGCTGAAGGATGTAGCGGCCGGGCAGCATCAGGTTGGACGGCGCCGTCCCCGCAGCCGGCTTTTCCACCAGCCCCTTGATCTCGGTCAGCGGGCCGTCGGTCGTGCCGGGGTCGATCACGCCATATTTGTGGGTTTCGCTGGCCGGCACTTCCAGCGCGGCGACCAGGTTGCCGCCAACCTTGTGATACGCCTCGACCATCTGGGCCAGACAGCCCGGCTGACCGATCATCAGTTCGTCGGGCAACAGGACGGCGAACGGCTCGTTGCCCACGACATGGCGGGCGCACCAGACGGCGTGGCCCAGGCCCAGCGGCTCCTGCTGGCGGATCGACACCAGATTGCCGTGCTTGACGCGCGTCGGGGCCAGTACGTCCAGCGACTTGCCCCGCGACGACATGGTGGTTTCCAGTTCGAACCCGACGTCGAAATAATCGTCCAGGCTGCCCTTGCCGCGCCCGGTGACGAAGATCAGTTCCTCGATCCCCGCCTCGCGCGCTTCATCGACGACATACTGGATCAGTGGGCGATCGACGACGGTCAGCATCTCCTTCGGCATCGCCTTTGTGGCGGGCAGGAAACGCGTGCCAAGGCCGGCAACAGGAAATACGGCCTTGCGGATAGGCTTGAAGCTCATGGTCGATCCCTCCAATTCGGGGGGTGCAATGACGTCTTTCATGCTGCAATGCAATCCGCAGCATGGCCGGGTCGGCTGCCACCGGGAAGCCGGCGCGACCCGGCAGAACTGGCGGAATTCAGATCAGACCGGCCAGCGGGCTGGACGGATCGGCATAGCGGCGCTGGCCCATGCGTCCCGCGCGATAGGCGAGCCGCCCGCTTTCCACGGCGAGTTTCATGGCGCGGGCCATCTGGATCGGATCCTTCGCCTCGGCAATGGCGGTGTTCATCAGCACGCCGTCACAGCCCAGTTCCATCGCCACCGCCGCATCCGACGCGGTGCCGACGCCCGCATCGACCAGCACGGGCACCTTCGCCCCCTCGACAATCAGGCGGATGGTCACACGGTTCTGGATGCCAAGGCCCGACCCGATCGGCGCGCCAAGCGGCATGATCGCGACCGCACCGGCATTTTCCAGCTGCTGGGCGGCGATGGGATCGTCGGTGCAATAGACCATCGGCAGGAACCCCTCCCTGGCCAGCACCTCGGTTGCGCGCAGCGTTTCGACCATGTTGGGGTACAGGGTGCGCGCCTCGCCCAGCACCTCCAGCTTAACGAGGTCCCATCCGCCCGCCTCTCGCGCCAGGCGCAGCGTGCGGATCGCGCTGTCGGCGTCGAAACATCCGGCGGTGTTGGGCAGGTACGTGACCTTTTTGGGGTCGATAAAATCGGTCAGCATCGGTGCCTTGGGATCGGACACGTTGACCCGGCGTACCGCCACGGTCACGATTTCCGCGCCCGATGCCTCCACCGCGGCGGCATTCTGGGCAAAATCCTTGTACTTGCCGGTGCCGACGATCAGCCGCGAACGAAAGGTGCGGCCCGCCACGGTCCAGCTGTCGTCGCCCGCCGGCTGGTGATCGCCGCCGCCGACGAAATGGACGATTTCCAACTCGTCGCCATCCGCGATGCGCACATCGCCCAGCGTCGAACGGGGCACGATTTCCAGATTGCGTTCCACCGCCACCTTTTCCGGCACCAGGCCGATCTCGGCAGCCAGTTCGGCGATGCTGATGCCTGCGCGCACGCGGCGATGCTCGCCATTCAGGGTGATGGTCACGGTGCCGTCGGTATGCGTCATGTCTGTCCTCGCTGTCGGTCAGGCACTTAGGAACGCGGCTGGCGATGTCCAGCGGCTTCGTGTAGGCGAAGCGCCATCAATCGGGTCGCACCATTGGGCGATAGGCAAAGTTGCCGATCGGTCGATAGGTTTTGACTATAGCCTTGTGAAGCGCCGCCGCCCGCGTCATGGCGTCGCAGCCCATCTGGAAAGCCTGTCACCATGAGCCAGATCGTCTATGTTCTGAACGGACCGAACCTCAACCTGCTCGGCACGCGCGAGCCGGAAATCTATGGTTCGGATACGCTGGACGACATTGCCGGGATGCTGGAGGATCGCGGGCGCGAGCTGGGCCTGTCGGTCGATCTTCGCCAGTCGAATCATGAAGGCCATCTGGTCGACTGGCTGCACGAGGCACAGGCATCGGATGCGCGGGCCGTGCTGCTGAACGCCGGCGCGCTGACCCACACGTCGGTCGCGCTGCACGATGCGATCAAGGGCATCCGCACGCCGGTGATCGAGGTGCATCTGTCCAACCCGCACAAGCGGGAATCCTTTCGCCATGTCAGCCTGGTGGGACAGGCAGCCAGGGGGACGATCGCGGGCTTTGGTCCGCTTTCCTATCTGCTGGCGCTTGAAGCCGCTGCCCGATTCTGACAGAGGCACTGCCATATTTTTGCAACGAATGCGTTGAGGGGTCGATGAGCGAAGACAAGAAACATGGTGGCGCGATGCAGGTCGATGTCGATCTGGTGCGCGCCCTCGCGACCGTGCTGGACGATACCGGCCTGACCGAGATCGAGGTGGAGGACGGCGACCGCAAGGTGCGCGTCGCCCGCCAGATTCAGGCCGCACCCGCCGCCGTCGCCATGCCGATGGCCGCCGCGCCGGTGGCAGCACCGCTGGCCGCGCCCGCTGCCGAAGCCGCTGCTTCCCCGGCCGCCGCCGCTGCAAATGCCGTAAAGTCGCCGATGGTCGGCACTGCCTATCTGACCGCCGAACCGGGCGCCAAGCCGTTCATCGCGGTGGGCCAGACGGTCAGCGCTGGCGACACCATTCTGATCATCGAGGCGATGAAGGTGATGAATCGCATCTCCGCCCCGAACAGCGGCACCGTGAAGGCGATTCTGGTCGAAAGCGGCCAGCCGGTCGAGTTCGACCAGCCACTCGTCGTCATCGAGTGATCCCATGGGCAAGATCAACAAGCTGCTGATCGCCAATCGCGGCGAAATCGCGCTGCGCATCCATCGCGCGTGCCATGAAATGGGCATCAAGACGGTGGCGGTGCATTCCACCGCCGACGCCGATGCCATGCACGTGCGGCTGGCGGACGAGGCGATCTGCATCGGCCCGCCCGCGGCCAAGGACAGTTACCTCAACATCCCGAACATCATTTCGGCGGCCGAGGTGTCGGGCGCGGATGCGATCCATCCCGGCTATGGCTTCCTGTCCGAAAATGCGCGGTTCGCGGAAATCGTAGAGCTGCATAACCTGATCTTCGTCGGCCCCAAGCCCGAACATATCCGGGTGATGGGCGACAAGATCGAAGCCAAGCGCACCGCCAAGGCGCTGGGCCTGCCGCTGGTGCCGGGATCGGACGGCGCGGTCAGCGATGTTGCGGAAGCGCGCGCGATCGCAGCAGCGGCGGGATATCCCGTGATCATCAAGGCCGCGTCGGGCGGCGGTGGCCGCGGCATGAAGGTGTGCGAGAGCGAGGACAGCCTCGAAACGCTGATGCAGCAGGCCGGCAGCGAGGCAAAGGCCGCGTTCGGCGACGCCACCGTCTATATCGAGAAATATCTGGGCAACCCGCGCCACATCGAATTTCAGGTGTTCGGCGACGGCAATGGCAACGCCATCCATCTGGGCGAGCGCGACTGTTCGTTGCAGCGGCGCCACCAGAAGGTGCTGGAAGAAGCCCCCTCCCCCGTACTCAGCCAGGCGGACCGGGACCGGATGGGCGCGATCTGTGCCAAGGCGATGGCCGATATGGGCTATCGCGGCGCGGGCACCATCGAGTTCCTGTGGGAAAATGGCGAGTTCTACTTCATCGAGATGAACACCCGCATCCAGGTGGAGCATCCGGTGACCGAAGCGATCACCGGGGTCGACCTGATCCGCGAACAGATCCGCGTGGCCGAGGGCCATCCGCTGTCCGTGACGCAGGAAACGCTGGAGTTTCGCGGCCACGCCATCGAATGCCGGATCAATGCAGAGGATGCGCGCACCTTTGTCCCGTCGCCGGGTCTGGTCAGCAATTTCCACGCGCCGGGCGGGATGCACGTCCGCGTCGACAGCGGCCTGTATGCCGGGTACCGGATGCCCCCCTATTACGACAGCATGATCGCCAAGCTGATCGTGTACGGCCGCACGCGCGAGGGGTGCATCATGCGGCTGAAGCGCGCGCTGGAAGAGTTTGTGGTCGAGGGGATCAAGACCACCATTCCGCTGCATCAGGCGTTGATCGAGGACCCCGAATTCCAGTCGGGCGATTATACGATCAAATGGCTTGAACAATGGCTGGATCGGGACGCAGGGCAGGACGGGAAAACCGCTTCCTGACCATGAAACGGCGTGCCATACCCCGATGATCCACAGGATGATCGGGGTAGGTCATGCGGTTTTCTCAGCTGGCGGCGTCGGCCGCGTTCTTGTTCGTCGCGGCACCCGTTTCGGCGCAGGTCGCATCGCCCCAGCGGGCGGTGACCGATCCGCGATCGATCGACAGCCCGGCCAATGCCGATGCCCAGCCGGTGCCGGTGGAGGACCTTGCCTATTCCCGCACGCTGGGCGCGACGTCGTGGAGCCGGGATGGCAAGGAAATCTATCTCGTCACCAGCCTGACCGGCCGCAACAATATCTGGAAAATCCCGGCGAGCGGCGGCTGGCCGGTTCAGCTGACCCGGTCGGACGATTCGCAATCCGGCCTGATCCCCTCGCCCGATGGCAAGCTCCTCTATTTCCTGCAGGATCAGGGCGGGAACGAGCAATATGACGTCTATGCCGTGCCGACGCAGGGCGGCGCGGTCCGCAACCTGACCAACACGCCCGAACTGCGCGAAACGACGCCGCTGATCGGGCCGGACGGCAAGACCGCCGTCATGGCGACAAAGCTGAAGACCGAAGGTCAGGTCAATCTGGCCCTGTTCGATCTTGGCACCGGCAAGACGACGCCGCTGGTCAAGGAAAGCGATCCGCAGCTGCGCTGGTCGCCGACCGCGTGGATCGATGGCGGCAAGGCGATCATCGCGGCGCGCGAGAACAGCGATTCCACCGTCGCCGAAATCTGGCGCGTCGACGTGCCCAGCGGCAAGGCGACGCTGATCCTGGGCAAGGCAAAGACGATTTACGAAGCGGCCGATGTGTCGCCCGACGGCAAGTTGATCGCGGTCACCACGAATGAGGGCACGGGCCAGCTTCGCGCCGCGCTGTACGATATCGCCGCCAAACGGTGGCGGGCGCTGAAGCCGACGCCATGGGCGCAATCGGCGGGCGGGTTCAGCCCCGATGGGCGCAGCTTTACCGTCCGCACCATCGAGGATGGCCGGTCCACCGTCGCGCTGGTCGATGTGGCAACCCTAGCCGAGCGGCCGCTTGCCCTGCCCCCCGGCCTTAATTCGCTGAGCGGCGGGGAAACCAGTTTTTCGCCCGACGGGCGGCGGCTGCTGGCCAGTCATTCGGGGGCGGACACGACCGCCGATCTGCACATCGTGGATGTGGCCAGCGGCCAGCCCAGCCCGGTCACCGCACTGGGTCTGGCCAGCCTAACGCCGGCCAACCTGCCCAAGTCGCAGGTCGTGACGTACAAGAGCTTTGACGGCACGCTGGTCAGCGCGATCGTGACCGTTCCGTTCAACCTGAAACGCGACGGCAGCAATCCGGCGATCCTGCTGCCCCATGGCGGCCCCACCGGCCAGAGCCAGGACGGGTTCAATCGCACGGCAACCGCGCTGGCCAGCCGCGGCTATATCGTGATGCAGCCCAATGTTCGCGGCTCCACCGGCTATGGTCAGGCATTCCAGACCGCCAACTATCAGGATCTGGGCGGCGGCGACCTGAAAGACGTCATCGCAGGCAAGCAGTTCCTCGTCGCCAGCGGCTATGTGGACCCGAAAAAGGTCGGGATCACCGGCGGCTCCTATGGCGGGTTCATGACGCTGATGGCGGTGGCAAAGACGCCGGACGAATTCGCCGCCGGCGTGCAGCTGTTCGGCATCATCAACTGGTTCAGCATGTATGAACAGGCCGACCCGCTGCTGAAGGAATATATCGTTTCCCTGCTGGGCGACCCGGTCAAGGACAAGGGCGTGTATACAGCGACTTCGCCGATGACCTTCATCAAGGATATCAAGGCGCCGCTGCTGTCGCTGCAGGGCGAAAACGACATCCGCGTGCCGCGCGGCCAGGCGCAGGAGGTTGCCGATATCCTGAAGGCCAAGGGGACACCCAACGACGTGGTGTTCTATCCCGCCGAGGGCCACGGTTTTGCCAAGCGGGAGAACCAGATCGACAGCCTGAAGCGCACGATCGACTGGTTCGACAAATATCTGAAGGGCAGCAGCGCCGGGACCGCAGCAGGGGCCAGTCAGTGAAGGCGACGATCTGGCACAACCCCGCCTGCGGCACGTCGCGCAAGACGCTGGCCATCCTTCAGGAGACGCCGGGGATTGATGTGACGGTGGTCGAATATCTGAAAACGCCGCCGACACGCGAGCAACTAATGGCGCTATATGCCCGCGCGGGCATGACGCCGCGACAGGGGCTGCGCACGAAAAACAGCCCGGCGGCCGATCTGTGTGCCGAACTGAACCTGTTGGATGCGGGGGATGACGCGATCCTGGATGCGATGATGGCCCACCCCGTGCTGATCGAACGGCCGATCGTCGAAACGGAAAAGGGCGTGCGCCTGTGTCGTCCGCAGGACGTGGTGCGGGAAATCCTGTAGGGCACCGGCCATGGCCGATTCGTCCCTGACCCTTGAGCCCGGCCGCAATTGCTGGCGACTGGCCACGGCGCACCAGGCGACCGTGATCGTCGATGCCGACGGTTATTTCGCCCGCGCGCGTCAGGCAATGATGCAGGCGGAGCATCAGATCCTGCTGATCGGATGGGATTTCGATGCGCGCATCCGGCTGGTGCATGAGCCGCAGGATGGCGCTCCGGCCGCAATCGGCGCGCTGATCGACTGGCTGGTCGAGCGAAAGCCGCACCTACACGTACACATCCTGCGCTGGGATACCGGCGCGATCAAAAGCCTGTTTCAGCCGACGACGGTGATGACGATGGCACGGTGGTGGCGGCATCCGCGCATCCACCTGAAGCTGGATCACGCGCATCCCCCGGCCGGATCGCATCACCAGAAGATCGTGATCGTGGATGACCGCATCGCCTTTTGCGGCGGCATCGACATGACGGTCGACCGGTGGGACACGCGCGAGCATCTGGACGATCAGCCACTGCGGCTGGAACCCAGCGGCAAGCCCTATGGTCCATGGCATGATGTGACGACCGCGCTGTCCGGCGATGCTGCGGGGGCGCTGGGCGATCTGGGCCGCGAACGCTGGCACCGGGCGGGCGGGCACCGGATCAGCAAGCCGCCGGTCAGTGGTCCCGCCTGGCTGGACGGCCTGCCGGTGCAGTTCACGGATGTCGAGCTGGCAATATCGCGCACCATCCCCGAACTGGGGGATGAGCCGGGGGTGCACGAGATCGAGCAGCTTTATGTCGACCTGATCCGGTCGGCAAAGCGGTTCCTCTATGCCGAAAGCCAGTATTTCGCGTCCCGCGTCGTGGCCGAAGCCATCGCCAAGCGGCTGGAGGAGCCGGACGGCCCGGAGT of the Sphingomonas sp. BGYR3 genome contains:
- a CDS encoding FAD-binding domain-containing protein, giving the protein MTGPFEPGEAAGLARMQAFQPRMGRAYAAGRNRDEGPPTRADAPLRRDVSALSPWLRHRLITEQAAIAAAAPHGEHAAKFVSEVLWRGYFKGWLEHRPEVWSNYCAGRDAALAAVEGNAGLSRAYTEAVEGRTGIDCFDAWARELVEWNWLHNHARMWFASIWIFTLRLPWELGADFFLRHLMDGDPASNTLSWRWVGGLHTRGKHYLARRENIVRYTDGRFDPAGLNETAEPLPLDDEPVRRALPPSDPWPGGDFALLLHPEDCAFSTLDLPRAPVRIIGVTPPDRRAASVAPAVTAFSARAVADAAARAGEHFGCPVDLVSDWPDGDDLPLVAPWLPTGWWRDTVPAHTSIAWRRQPYDDAIWPLATAGFFKVKAGAGRALGRLGLDLPPL
- a CDS encoding molybdopterin-binding protein; the encoded protein is MNERIWTAGLVVIGDEILSGRTQDRNIAQIAGWLNAQGIRLAEVRVVADRQEAIVAAVDALRTGYDYCFTTGGIGPTHDDITVDAIAAALGVPVVIHPQAEAMLADYYATRGGLTEARLRMARVPDGADLIVNRMSGAPGIRHGNVFILAGVPHIAAGMLDALSGTLEGGRPLVSGTIGCWVAESEVADLLARTERAHDGVSIGSYPLFRDGRVGANFVVRATDPALVDRCIAALTRDLESGGWPVVSEGI
- the map gene encoding type I methionyl aminopeptidase, whose product is MTEYVTASIDQPLTRSNAIKLHDEAGFAGMRAAGRLAAEILDMLVPHVVPGVTTGELDDMVRRAMLDGGSVPATLGYRGYTHSCCISINHVVCHGIPGDRVLKDGDIVNIDVTPLLDGWHGDTSRMYLVGDVPLKARRLVEVTHECLMLGIEQARPGNTMGDVAHAIQRHAEAHRYGVVRDFCGHGVGRLFHDAPEVVHVGRPGTGPELRPGMFFTIEPMINIGRPDVKLLDDGWTAVTRDRSLSAQFEHSIGITETGCEIFTISARALHKPPY
- a CDS encoding metallophosphoesterase family protein, whose product is MLSRLFRRSAALPKTVPGRIPDGMRVYAIGDVHGRLDLLDALLTRIDAEDAARGPAERHIVFLGDLMDRGPDSAGVIDRVMRLAKADPRVRLLIGNHEEVMISALEGKRDALRLFHRIGGRPTMHSYGLSEAEIMAADWDELAAAFQAAVPPEHLAFLKSGEDLIEIGDYAFVHAGIHPDVPLAEQKVADLRWIREPFLTHRAALPRIVVHGHTITDGVEWMTGRIGVDTGAYASGRLSALAIEGDERWIVDVEGAPSDAR
- a CDS encoding UTP--glucose-1-phosphate uridylyltransferase encodes the protein MSFKPIRKAVFPVAGLGTRFLPATKAMPKEMLTVVDRPLIQYVVDEAREAGIEELIFVTGRGKGSLDDYFDVGFELETTMSSRGKSLDVLAPTRVKHGNLVSIRQQEPLGLGHAVWCARHVVGNEPFAVLLPDELMIGQPGCLAQMVEAYHKVGGNLVAALEVPASETHKYGVIDPGTTDGPLTEIKGLVEKPAAGTAPSNLMLPGRYILQPEVMQALEAHEKGAGGEIQLTDAMAKMIGVQPFHGFTFQGVRHDCGDKAGWLQANIALGFDRADIGAQVRAYAADLLGRG
- the thiS gene encoding sulfur carrier protein ThiS, producing MTHTDGTVTITLNGEHRRVRAGISIAELAAEIGLVPEKVAVERNLEIVPRSTLGDVRIADGDELEIVHFVGGGDHQPAGDDSWTVAGRTFRSRLIVGTGKYKDFAQNAAAVEASGAEIVTVAVRRVNVSDPKAPMLTDFIDPKKVTYLPNTAGCFDADSAIRTLRLAREAGGWDLVKLEVLGEARTLYPNMVETLRATEVLAREGFLPMVYCTDDPIAAQQLENAGAVAIMPLGAPIGSGLGIQNRVTIRLIVEGAKVPVLVDAGVGTASDAAVAMELGCDGVLMNTAIAEAKDPIQMARAMKLAVESGRLAYRAGRMGQRRYADPSSPLAGLI
- the aroQ gene encoding type II 3-dehydroquinate dehydratase, which encodes MSQIVYVLNGPNLNLLGTREPEIYGSDTLDDIAGMLEDRGRELGLSVDLRQSNHEGHLVDWLHEAQASDARAVLLNAGALTHTSVALHDAIKGIRTPVIEVHLSNPHKRESFRHVSLVGQAARGTIAGFGPLSYLLALEAAARF
- the accB gene encoding acetyl-CoA carboxylase biotin carboxyl carrier protein → MSEDKKHGGAMQVDVDLVRALATVLDDTGLTEIEVEDGDRKVRVARQIQAAPAAVAMPMAAAPVAAPLAAPAAEAAASPAAAAANAVKSPMVGTAYLTAEPGAKPFIAVGQTVSAGDTILIIEAMKVMNRISAPNSGTVKAILVESGQPVEFDQPLVVIE